A window of Microcystis aeruginosa FD4 contains these coding sequences:
- a CDS encoding type ISP restriction/modification enzyme codes for MSNSLPKYLEEITGIYQQGNATEHSYRPALKKLIESLNNNLQALNEPKRIACGAPDFVINQGMVEIGHLEAKDIGTSLKKVENTPQIKRYLQALGNLIITDHLEFRWYVSGELRLSASVATLNQKKQIKPDSQGILQVEQLFYQFFLSKVIQITTPRELAKKMAALAQLIRDAIAQALKDQDCGGMLRQQLQSFQRVLISDLNEAQFADMYAQTICYGLFAARCNTDQISSFSRETAGFRLPKTNPFLRGIFHQIAGTELDERITWAVDTLATILQQTDMEGILGSFGKRTRKEDPVVHFYETFLAEYDSKMRESRGVYYTPEPVVSYMVRSVDYILKNKFQIPKGLADAKKITIKNPNNSQETQEVHQVLILDPAVGTGTFLHSVIDYIYESFRQQKGMWSSYVSKHLLPRLFGFELLMAPYTVAHMKLGLQLQELGYDFSADERLGIYLTNTLQEAFQIPPADGFLNRIRDEAESAQGVKQEHPVMVIIGNPPYSGHSVNTGEWIKELLKGKDIISGGKTASYFEVDEQPLGEKNPKWLNDDYVKFIRFGQWRIEKTGYGILAFVTNHGYLDNPTFRGMRQSLLKTFDDIYVLDLHGNSKKKEICPDGSPDQNVFDIQQGVAIGIFIKYQDSQQDLAKVYHADLWGKREMIENQVIIGGKYHWLDENDISSTAWQELQPDSPFYLFKPQNINLRSEYDQFWKITEIIPVNSVGIVTARDSLTIQWSEKEIWDIINDFVNLSPEQARIKYNLGQDSRDWKVNLAQKDIKQSNLSKDKLTPILYRPFDKRYTYYTGNSRGFHCMPRSNVMYNLKYQQNYALITSRMTKGESFNHVQISENIVEVICLSPKTSNNGFVFPLYLYPTNTPTLFETEPTNSPNGRRPNLAPEFIKELSAKLELEFISDGKGDKKKTFGPEDIFNYIYAVFHSPQYRQRYAEFLKIDFPRVPLTSNQELFWELVKKGDRLVQLHLMKGTGKEISSYPVAGSNLVEQVKYDENKQQISINSEQYFGGIPPQIWNFYIGGYQVCQKWLKDRKGRHLSYDDLEHYQQIISILEESIAIMETIDIIINKYGGFPFS; via the coding sequence ATGAGTAACTCACTGCCAAAATATCTAGAGGAAATCACTGGCATTTATCAACAGGGTAACGCCACAGAACACAGTTATCGTCCTGCTTTAAAAAAATTAATTGAATCCCTAAATAATAACCTACAAGCTCTCAATGAACCGAAAAGGATTGCTTGTGGCGCTCCGGATTTTGTGATTAATCAGGGTATGGTAGAAATTGGTCATCTGGAAGCAAAAGATATCGGAACTTCTCTCAAAAAGGTTGAAAATACTCCCCAAATAAAACGTTATTTACAGGCTTTGGGTAACTTAATTATCACCGATCATTTAGAATTTCGTTGGTATGTATCGGGAGAATTGCGTCTATCAGCGTCCGTGGCAACTCTTAATCAAAAAAAGCAAATTAAACCTGATTCCCAGGGTATTTTACAAGTAGAACAATTGTTCTATCAATTTTTCCTCTCGAAAGTTATTCAGATAACAACACCGCGAGAATTGGCGAAAAAAATGGCCGCTTTAGCGCAGTTAATTCGAGATGCGATCGCACAAGCTTTAAAAGATCAAGATTGCGGGGGAATGTTGCGGCAACAATTGCAATCTTTTCAACGAGTTTTAATTAGTGATCTCAACGAAGCGCAGTTTGCGGATATGTATGCACAAACAATTTGTTATGGTTTATTTGCGGCACGCTGTAATACGGATCAAATCAGTTCTTTTTCCCGGGAAACGGCAGGATTTCGACTGCCAAAAACTAACCCTTTTTTGCGGGGAATTTTTCATCAAATCGCTGGTACAGAATTAGATGAGCGGATTACTTGGGCCGTGGATACTCTAGCCACTATTTTACAACAAACGGACATGGAGGGGATTCTGGGCAGCTTTGGAAAACGCACCCGCAAGGAGGACCCGGTGGTTCACTTTTATGAGACTTTTTTAGCAGAATACGATAGTAAAATGCGTGAGTCTAGGGGGGTTTATTATACTCCTGAACCCGTGGTTTCTTACATGGTTCGCAGTGTAGACTATATTCTAAAAAATAAGTTTCAGATTCCTAAAGGTTTGGCCGATGCCAAAAAAATTACTATTAAAAATCCTAATAATAGCCAAGAAACTCAGGAAGTTCACCAAGTTTTAATTCTGGATCCTGCTGTGGGAACCGGCACTTTTTTACACTCTGTTATCGATTATATCTATGAGAGTTTTCGTCAACAGAAAGGGATGTGGTCTAGTTATGTTAGTAAACATTTATTACCGCGTCTCTTTGGGTTTGAGTTACTGATGGCTCCCTACACCGTAGCACACATGAAGTTAGGTTTACAACTTCAGGAATTAGGCTATGATTTTAGTGCCGATGAACGCTTGGGAATCTATCTCACCAACACCCTACAGGAAGCTTTTCAAATTCCCCCTGCTGACGGTTTTTTAAATCGTATTCGCGATGAAGCAGAGTCAGCGCAAGGTGTTAAGCAAGAACATCCTGTTATGGTGATTATTGGTAATCCTCCCTACTCTGGACATTCCGTAAATACAGGAGAATGGATTAAGGAATTATTGAAGGGAAAAGATATTATTTCTGGAGGAAAAACTGCTAGTTATTTTGAGGTAGATGAGCAACCTTTAGGCGAAAAAAATCCCAAATGGTTAAATGATGATTATGTCAAATTTATTCGCTTTGGTCAATGGCGCATCGAGAAAACTGGTTACGGAATTTTAGCTTTTGTTACTAATCATGGTTATTTGGATAACCCAACTTTTCGGGGAATGCGTCAAAGTTTATTAAAAACTTTTGATGATATTTATGTTTTAGATTTACATGGAAATAGCAAGAAAAAAGAAATCTGTCCCGACGGTTCACCCGATCAAAATGTGTTTGATATTCAGCAAGGTGTAGCTATTGGTATTTTTATTAAGTATCAAGATAGTCAGCAAGATTTAGCGAAGGTTTATCATGCTGATTTATGGGGCAAAAGAGAGATGATTGAGAATCAAGTTATTATCGGGGGTAAGTATCATTGGTTAGATGAAAATGATATTAGTTCAACTGCTTGGCAAGAATTACAACCTGATTCTCCTTTTTATCTATTTAAACCTCAGAATATTAATCTGCGATCAGAATACGATCAATTCTGGAAGATTACTGAAATTATTCCAGTTAATAGTGTTGGTATCGTCACAGCTAGAGATAGTTTAACTATTCAATGGAGTGAAAAAGAAATTTGGGATATAATCAATGATTTTGTCAATCTCAGTCCAGAACAAGCTAGAATAAAGTATAATTTAGGTCAAGATTCTAGGGACTGGAAAGTTAATTTAGCACAAAAAGATATTAAGCAATCAAATTTATCTAAGGATAAATTAACTCCTATTTTATACAGACCTTTTGACAAAAGATATACATATTATACGGGTAATTCAAGGGGCTTTCATTGTATGCCAAGAAGTAATGTTATGTATAACCTAAAATATCAACAAAATTATGCACTAATTACCTCTAGGATGACTAAAGGAGAAAGTTTTAATCATGTTCAAATATCAGAAAATATTGTTGAAGTGATTTGTCTCTCTCCCAAAACATCAAATAATGGCTTTGTTTTCCCCCTTTATCTTTACCCAACCAATACCCCAACTTTATTTGAAACAGAACCAACCAACTCGCCAAATGGTCGCCGTCCCAATCTAGCGCCAGAATTTATTAAGGAACTTTCCGCAAAACTTGAATTAGAATTTATCAGTGATGGCAAAGGAGACAAAAAGAAAACCTTTGGACCGGAAGACATTTTTAACTATATTTATGCCGTCTTTCACTCTCCCCAATATCGCCAACGTTACGCCGAATTTTTAAAAATAGACTTTCCTCGTGTTCCTCTCACCAGCAATCAAGAATTATTCTGGGAATTAGTCAAAAAAGGTGACAGATTAGTGCAGTTACACCTGATGAAAGGGACAGGAAAAGAAATTAGTAGCTATCCCGTGGCAGGTTCTAATCTAGTTGAACAGGTGAAATATGACGAAAATAAACAACAAATTTCGATTAATTCTGAGCAGTATTTTGGGGGGATTCCGCCGCAAATTTGGAACTTTTATATCGGCGGTTATCAAGTGTGTCAGAAGTGGCTAAAAGACCGCAAAGGTCGCCACCTTAGCTACGATGACCTAGAACATTATCAACAAATTATCTCCATTTTGGAAGAATCGATCGCAATTATGGAAACTATAGATATAATTATCAATAAATATGGTGGTTTCCCCTTTAGTTAA